ATCTCGCCGCCGGTAACCAGAAGTTCAGCGCCCTTTTCGCGTATGTGAATCTGAGTGGCAACCTGATCCTTGAATAAATCGACGCTTGCCTGGTCGTAATTCTTTCCGCTCACGTACTCGTCGATGAGCGCTTCGGCCTGGCTGTAGGGCAGATTGAATACCTTCACGCCAAGTTTGGCGCGTTCGATGGGATCGAGAAATCTCTGTCCCGATGCTTGCTGCTCCATATCGCTGCGTTGTCTTCTGGTGAAATGAAAAGCGTGAAACGGCCTGAGCCTCTACAGCTCCGGTTTTACGGAATTTAACAATCTTCGGGCAAGATGCCAGCGCTCGCGTTATCCTCCGGAAAAGTTCAGATGTTTTGCCTTGCTGGTCGCCGGACATCAGTCATCATCGATCCCGACACGAAGAAGAGAAGCGCGACAAAGATCGTCTCTCCGTGCATCGGCACCCGCTGGCCCGGCGCCATGATCCAGCGGGCGGATGCTGCCTCGGCGGCAATATTCGCGGCGACCTGGTCGTTCACCGGCGCGTCTGGTCGGCTGTAGTAAAACTTGCCGTCCACCGTCTTGATGAGACCAGCGAGCAGATCGGGCCGGAACGAGGTCAACACGACCCTGCCCCGGGCATCGCGCTTCGGGCCGCCCGGCATGGGTATCTGCACTGGCTGGACTCCGCCCACGCCGATCACATGGAGATACACCCCCCGCTTCTTCATCGTCGCGGCAATATCGCCAAGATCGTACCCGTGATCCTCTCCATCGCTGCAAAGTACCAGCACCGTTTCGTTGCCCGACGCCCGCTCGCCAGAATCGGCTAGCCGTAGCGCCGAGTCGAACGCGCGGCGGTAATCGGTGCCCTGCGTCGTGATCAGGTCGGGGGTCGCCATATCGAGCAGGATTTCGAAATCCTCGTCGTCGCTCGTCAGCGGGCACTGCACGACGGGCGTTCCCGCAAACAGCAGCAGCACCTTTCGCCCCTCGCCGAGGCTTCGACTGATCTGGAGCAGCTCCGACTTCGCGCGCGTCAGCCGGTCGGGTGCGGTATCCCTCGCAAGCATGGAGTTGGAGATGTCGAGCATGAAAACCACATCGATTCCCTTCTGGCGCACCGGTTTCTGGCCGCGGCAGAGTTGCGGGCCAGCCATGGACACGATCATCAGCGCGGCGGAGAGGAGCAGCATAAAGCGGCGCAGCACGAGTTTCCTGAAGCTCATGGCGGGCAGGATTCCGGAACTTCCGTCGGTGGCGTCGATCTTTTTCCAGAGCGAAATTTTTCGCCGGACTCCGTAGAACACCAGAGCCGAGAGTGGAACGAGCACCCATAAAAGGATGAGATAGCCGGGCCTTGCGAAGCACATAGTTATGGGATCCTGATGAAACGGGTTGCCGATAGCGCCTGTTCGGCAAACAGCAGGAGCACCGCCGACATGAGCAGCCACGGATAGAGTTCCATGGTTCGGCCCGGCATCCTGCCTTTCAGGCGTGATTTTTCGAGACGGTCGATGTCGCGGAAGCTCTTCATCAAGCCGAAAAGGTCACCGGCGCTGAACATGCGTCCGCCGCTGATGCGGGCAACCGCTTCGAGCTCGTTGCGCCCTTTGCGGCTGGAATCCGTGTTCTTGACATTCTCGAACGCACGGGCCTCTTTGCCCGCGAATACCGTGTAGATTCTGACGCCATGGTTGGCTGCGAGCCTCGCTGCCGTTTCCGGCGAAACCTCTCCGGCGTTGTTTTCTCCATCGGTGATCAGCACGAGTGCTTTTTCCTTTGACGGAGCGGCCTTGAGGCGGTTGGTCGCCGTCAGGATTGCCGTGCCGATCGCCGTGCCCGGTTCGTCGAAAAAGCCCGGTTTGAGCGTTTCGGCCAGCCGTTCGAGCACGTCGTGATCGATGGTCAGCGGGCAGCGAGTAAAGCTTCCGCCGCTGAAGACCACCAGCCCGATGCGGTCGGCTGGCCGGTTGTCGATGAAGCGCATCGCTGCGTCTCGCGCCCCTTCGAAGCGGCTTTTGCCGCTGAAATCGGGCGTGTTCATCGACTCCGATACATCGAGGGCGATCATGATGTCGATTCCGACCGTGTCGCGCGAGGAGGGCGGGAACGGTGCCTTGGGTCCGGAGAGCGCCAGCACGATAAGGACAAGCACCAGCCAGTGCAGCCATTCAGGGAATTTCGAGAAGAGCGAAAGTGCGGCAAACCCGGCGCTTCGCAGCGCCGATACCGATGGAAACAGCACGCCCGGCCGGTTTTTCCGCCAGAACATGCGGTACGTGATCGACCCGGCGACCGCCAGCGGCAGCAAGAGCAGCCACCACGGATTGTCAAACCGAATGCCGGTAAGTATGGTGAGCAAAGCATTCATCTAATGTGCCGTCTTTTTCCAGAAGATGCAAAATCCCCCGCACATCCCCCACTATGCCGCCAAACGCAGCGCATCTCAAACCCTAAGCGCAGGCGTTCATGAAGCCGTGGAGTTCAAATTGTATCATCGAATACAAGCAACTTTCCGCGAGTCAGCAGCCTTCCGGCAGGCACATCAGCATAAACTCGAATTCCTCGAAATCCAGATCGCTATCGAAATCGACGTGCCGATGGAGGATTTCGATAGCGATCTGGATTGTTGGAGGATTCAATGCGCCGACGACACATCCGCTTTCCCCTTCTTGTCCACCCGGATGAAGAGCAGGAGCGGCAGGCAGACGGCGAATACTATAGCGATCAGTTTGAAGGCGTCCATGTAGGCCAAGTGGTAGCTCTGGGTCGTCACGGTGTATTCCATCGCTTTCATCGCCATCTGGTGCGCGTCGACCGGGGCAGCTCCTGCTGAGCCGAAGGCCTGTTCGAGGCCGCCGATTCTCGATACGGCAGCCGGGTTGTAGGGCGTGATATGGGTGAGTAGTTCGCTCCGGTGGGCGGCTACGCGCTGGGCGACGTAGGTGTTGGTGATGGCGATGCCGAACGAGCCGCCGAGCTGGCGCACCATGTTGTTCAGGCCGGTCGCCTGGCCGATGTCCCTGCCGTGCAGGCCGGTTACGGCGAGCATGGTCACGGGGATGAAGATGAAGCCAAGCGCGAGGCCCCTGAGCATCAGAATCCAGAAAAAGTTCGTCGCGCCGGACTGCATGGTCTGCATACCGAGTTCCCAGCAGAACCAGAAGAAGGCGATCATGCCCACCGCCATCAGGGCTTTCGGTGAGGCACCTTTCTGCAGGGCGATGCCGAGCGGCATCGAAATGACGCCCGTGAGCATGGCGCTGGGAAAGAGCACGAGGCCGGTCAGGAGCGCCGTGAAACCGAGCAGGCGCTGCACGAAGACCGGAAAGACGAAGAGCGAACCGTACAGCCCGTAACCGACGATGAAGGTCAGCACGGCGGCGATGGCCAGGTTCTTGCTCCGGCCCAGCACGGAGAGATCGACCGCCGGATGCTCCGTGTGCAGCTCGTGCCACACGAAAGCGACGAGCGAAACGACGGCGATGATCGTGAACCAGGTGATGTAGGGGGTCTCAAACCAGTCTTTCGACTCACCGCGTTCGAGAATGAACTGGAGCGAGCCGATGCCGACCGAGAGCAGGCCGATGCCTGCCCAGTCGATCTTTTCGACCGTATGCGTCACCCTCGGCTCTTTGACGTAGGTGAGCGCAGCCCACGCGGCGAGCAGGCCGACCGGAATGTTCACGAAAAAGCACCACTCCCAGGAGAAGTAGTCCACCAGCCAGCCGCCGAGCAGCGGGCCGATGGTCGGGCCGAGCACGAGGCCCATCGAAAAGATGCCGGTGGCCGCGCCGCGCTCTTCGGGCTTGAAGGTTTCGTACAGGATCGCCTGCGAGGTTGGCAGGAGCGCGCCGCCGCCGATGCCCTGAATGAAGCGGAAGAGCACCAGCGTCCAGATGTTCGTGGCCATGCCGCAGAGCAGCGAGGCGGCGGTGAAGAGCAGGATCGAGCCGATGAAATAGTTTCGTCGCCCGAAAAGGTTGCCGAGAAATCCCGACAGCGGGATGACGATAACGTTAGCGATGGCGTAACTCGTCACCACCCACGAAACATCCTCGATGCTCGCGCCGAGGTTGCCGCTGAT
This genomic window from Chlorobaculum limnaeum contains:
- a CDS encoding vWA domain-containing protein → MCFARPGYLILLWVLVPLSALVFYGVRRKISLWKKIDATDGSSGILPAMSFRKLVLRRFMLLLSAALMIVSMAGPQLCRGQKPVRQKGIDVVFMLDISNSMLARDTAPDRLTRAKSELLQISRSLGEGRKVLLLFAGTPVVQCPLTSDDEDFEILLDMATPDLITTQGTDYRRAFDSALRLADSGERASGNETVLVLCSDGEDHGYDLGDIAATMKKRGVYLHVIGVGGVQPVQIPMPGGPKRDARGRVVLTSFRPDLLAGLIKTVDGKFYYSRPDAPVNDQVAANIAAEAASARWIMAPGQRVPMHGETIFVALLFFVSGSMMTDVRRPARQNI
- a CDS encoding vWA domain-containing protein; this translates as MNALLTILTGIRFDNPWWLLLLPLAVAGSITYRMFWRKNRPGVLFPSVSALRSAGFAALSLFSKFPEWLHWLVLVLIVLALSGPKAPFPPSSRDTVGIDIMIALDVSESMNTPDFSGKSRFEGARDAAMRFIDNRPADRIGLVVFSGGSFTRCPLTIDHDVLERLAETLKPGFFDEPGTAIGTAILTATNRLKAAPSKEKALVLITDGENNAGEVSPETAARLAANHGVRIYTVFAGKEARAFENVKNTDSSRKGRNELEAVARISGGRMFSAGDLFGLMKSFRDIDRLEKSRLKGRMPGRTMELYPWLLMSAVLLLFAEQALSATRFIRIP
- a CDS encoding DHA2 family efflux MFS transporter permease subunit, which codes for MSETIATAVPGAQATEHHYETGIRKWIITITVIVAAMLELIDTTIVNVAINHISGNLGASIEDVSWVVTSYAIANVIVIPLSGFLGNLFGRRNYFIGSILLFTAASLLCGMATNIWTLVLFRFIQGIGGGALLPTSQAILYETFKPEERGAATGIFSMGLVLGPTIGPLLGGWLVDYFSWEWCFFVNIPVGLLAAWAALTYVKEPRVTHTVEKIDWAGIGLLSVGIGSLQFILERGESKDWFETPYITWFTIIAVVSLVAFVWHELHTEHPAVDLSVLGRSKNLAIAAVLTFIVGYGLYGSLFVFPVFVQRLLGFTALLTGLVLFPSAMLTGVISMPLGIALQKGASPKALMAVGMIAFFWFCWELGMQTMQSGATNFFWILMLRGLALGFIFIPVTMLAVTGLHGRDIGQATGLNNMVRQLGGSFGIAITNTYVAQRVAAHRSELLTHITPYNPAAVSRIGGLEQAFGSAGAAPVDAHQMAMKAMEYTVTTQSYHLAYMDAFKLIAIVFAVCLPLLLFIRVDKKGKADVSSAH